The proteins below are encoded in one region of Bacillus alveayuensis:
- a CDS encoding shikimate kinase (product_source=KO:K00891; cath_funfam=3.40.50.300; cog=COG0703; ko=KO:K00891; pfam=PF01202; smart=SM00382; superfamily=52540): MKAIFLTGFMGAGKTTIGKLLGEYLQLPVIDTDEQIEKKMGQSIPKIFAEKGEAFFRKIESQCLQQMPTKDVIITTGGGIVIKDENRQWMKENGIVIFLDCDLDVLYERIQQDSNRPLANKKTKPEIIHLFQQRERFYKEADFQIVTSYLTPNEVVWKIVDCLKAQQLGKNS, translated from the coding sequence ATGAAAGCCATTTTTCTTACTGGATTTATGGGGGCAGGGAAAACAACGATAGGAAAATTACTTGGAGAGTATTTACAGCTTCCTGTTATCGACACTGATGAACAAATTGAAAAGAAAATGGGGCAATCCATTCCGAAAATATTTGCAGAAAAGGGAGAGGCTTTTTTTCGAAAAATAGAATCACAATGCTTGCAACAAATGCCTACTAAAGATGTCATTATTACAACAGGAGGCGGTATCGTCATAAAGGATGAAAACCGACAGTGGATGAAAGAAAATGGTATCGTGATTTTTTTGGATTGTGATCTGGATGTTTTGTATGAACGGATTCAACAAGATTCAAATAGGCCTTTAGCGAATAAAAAAACAAAACCTGAAATCATTCATTTATTTCAACAAAGAGAACGCTTTTACAAAGAAGCTGATTTTCAGATTGTTACATCGTATCTTACACCAAATGAAGTTGTATGGAAAATAGTTGATTGTTTAAAAGCTCAGCAATTAGGAAAAAATAGTTAA
- a CDS encoding rhodanese-related sulfurtransferase (product_source=COG0607; cath_funfam=3.40.250.10; cog=COG0607; pfam=PF00581; smart=SM00450; superfamily=52821; transmembrane_helix_parts=Outside_1_3,TMhelix_4_21,Inside_22_124), whose protein sequence is MEWILIILGAVIVYSVVIYFYQRRIMKTLSEEEFKAGYRKAQLIDVREPNEFEGGHILGARNIPLSQLRHRYKEIRPDKPVYLYCQNSVRSGRAAQLLKRKGYNDIYNLKGGFKKWTGKIKVGK, encoded by the coding sequence ATGGAGTGGATTCTCATCATTCTCGGAGCAGTTATCGTTTATTCCGTAGTGATATACTTTTATCAGCGTAGGATCATGAAAACATTATCAGAAGAAGAGTTTAAAGCTGGCTACAGAAAAGCTCAATTAATAGATGTTCGTGAACCGAATGAATTTGAAGGAGGCCACATATTAGGAGCGAGAAATATTCCTCTATCACAATTACGTCATCGTTATAAAGAAATTCGTCCAGATAAGCCAGTTTATTTATATTGTCAAAATAGTGTTCGAAGTGGACGCGCCGCCCAACTATTAAAAAGAAAAGGCTACAATGATATTTACAATTTAAAAGGTGGATTTAAAAAGTGGACTGGAAAAATTAAGGTTGGAAAATAA
- a CDS encoding glycine dehydrogenase subunit 2 (product_source=KO:K00283; cath_funfam=3.40.640.10; cog=COG1003; ko=KO:K00283; pfam=PF02347; superfamily=53383) — MHKQDQPLIFELSKPGRIGYSLPELDIPEASIEKLIPNEYIREKEPELPEVSELDIMRHYTALSKRNHGVDSGFYPLGSCTMKYNPKVNENVARMPGFAHIHPLQDEETVQGAMELMYDLQEHLKEITGMDEVTLQPAAGAHGEWTGLMMIRAFHEANGDTKRTKVIVPDSAHGTNPASATVAGFETITVKSDENGLVDLEDLKRVVGDDTAALMLTNPNTLGLFEENILEMAQIVHEAGGKLYYDGANLNAVLSKARPGDMGFDVVHLNLHKTFTGPHGGGGPGSGPVGVKADLIPFLPKPVLIKRNDRFIFDYDRPQSIGRVKPFYGNFGINVRAYTYIRTMGPEGLTAVTEYAVLNANYLMRKLAPYFDLPYDRHCKHEFVLSGKRQKKLGVRTLDIAKRLLDFGYHPPTIYFPLNVEECMMIEPTETESKETLDAFINAMIQIAKEAEENPEIVQEAPHTTVVKRLDETTAARKPILRYQQEI; from the coding sequence ATGCATAAACAAGATCAACCGTTAATTTTTGAATTAAGTAAACCTGGGCGTATTGGCTATAGCTTACCTGAACTCGACATCCCTGAAGCTTCTATTGAAAAGCTTATACCAAATGAATATATACGAGAAAAAGAGCCAGAGCTGCCTGAAGTATCTGAGTTAGATATTATGCGCCATTATACAGCATTATCAAAACGAAATCATGGGGTAGATTCAGGATTTTATCCATTAGGATCTTGCACGATGAAATACAATCCAAAAGTGAATGAAAATGTCGCCCGTATGCCTGGTTTTGCCCATATTCATCCACTGCAAGATGAAGAAACCGTGCAGGGCGCAATGGAGCTTATGTATGATTTACAGGAGCATTTGAAGGAAATTACGGGGATGGATGAAGTAACATTGCAGCCGGCTGCTGGTGCCCACGGTGAGTGGACGGGATTAATGATGATCCGTGCTTTTCATGAAGCAAACGGAGATACAAAACGGACAAAAGTGATTGTACCAGACTCAGCTCACGGAACAAATCCGGCATCTGCCACAGTAGCTGGTTTTGAAACCATAACGGTAAAATCTGATGAGAATGGTCTTGTTGATTTAGAAGATTTAAAGCGTGTTGTTGGTGATGATACAGCGGCATTAATGCTCACAAATCCAAATACACTCGGATTGTTTGAAGAAAATATTTTAGAAATGGCGCAAATTGTTCACGAAGCAGGCGGCAAGCTTTATTACGATGGAGCGAATTTGAATGCCGTTTTAAGTAAAGCTCGCCCAGGTGATATGGGGTTTGATGTTGTACATTTAAACCTTCATAAAACCTTTACAGGCCCGCACGGCGGGGGAGGACCAGGATCCGGACCTGTTGGGGTAAAAGCCGATTTAATTCCGTTTTTGCCAAAACCAGTACTCATAAAGAGAAACGATCGTTTTATCTTCGATTATGACCGTCCACAGTCAATCGGTCGCGTCAAACCGTTTTATGGAAACTTCGGCATTAATGTTCGTGCCTATACGTATATTCGGACAATGGGACCTGAAGGCTTAACAGCGGTTACGGAGTATGCGGTGTTAAATGCGAATTATTTGATGAGAAAGCTTGCTCCATATTTCGATTTACCATATGATCGTCATTGTAAGCATGAATTCGTGTTATCTGGTAAACGTCAGAAAAAACTTGGTGTTCGAACGTTGGATATTGCGAAGCGGCTGCTCGATTTCGGATATCATCCACCTACCATTTACTTCCCGTTAAATGTAGAAGAATGTATGATGATTGAACCGACTGAAACGGAATCGAAAGAAACGTTAGATGCATTTATAAATGCCATGATTCAAATTGCGAAAGAAGCAGAAGAAAATCCAGAAATTGTCCAAGAAGCACCTCATACAACTGTTGTCAAGCGACTAGATGAAACAACAGCTGCTAGAAAGCCGATATTAAGATATCAACAAGAAATATAA
- a CDS encoding SNF2 family DNA or RNA helicase (product_source=COG0553; cath_funfam=3.40.50.10810,3.40.50.300; cog=COG0553; pfam=PF00176,PF00271; smart=SM00487,SM00490; superfamily=52540), which yields MNVEIQMDQQWQEEFLKRMEEDGPWGNWDLYKLAYEVSHHLAIPTFEGLQAPKHLQNFTPLPHQLEVAQRVVEQMNGKAILADEVGLGKTIEAGLILKEYMIRGLVKKVLILVPASLVSQWVKELNEKFYIPAVEQKKSYVWDQCDVVVSSLDTAKREPHKSIIYEQDYDIVIIDEAHKLKNRKTKNYEFVQNLKKKFCLLLTATPIQNRIEEIFNLVSLLKPGHLGNEKYFTEVFSAKKRHVEQDEYLRELMNKVMIRNRRSDTGISWTKRHVKSIIIDFSESERALYDAISRLRNGYKNQAGVFSIITLQRETCSSREAVYMSLKKMLEKSEGEKTLPSKKIQELMKYVDQVTQNSKALKALELIQNINDKVIIFTEYRATQLYLQWFLKQHGIQSVPFQGGFKRGKKDWMKDLFKNHAQVLIATEAGGEGINLQFCNHIINYDLPWNPMRLEQRIGRIHRFGQDRDVFIYNMATKNTVEEHILTLLYEKIQLFERVIGELDDILTRLEINNLEDYLHDIVFHSQSEGEMKIKMDNLSSVIHFGLNHQKRDA from the coding sequence ATGAATGTTGAAATCCAAATGGACCAACAATGGCAAGAGGAATTTTTAAAAAGAATGGAAGAGGATGGGCCATGGGGAAATTGGGATTTATATAAACTTGCTTATGAAGTTTCTCATCATTTAGCGATTCCAACATTTGAAGGTTTACAGGCGCCAAAACATCTACAAAATTTCACCCCGCTCCCTCACCAATTAGAAGTTGCTCAAAGAGTTGTAGAACAAATGAATGGAAAAGCGATATTAGCTGATGAAGTTGGGCTCGGGAAAACGATTGAAGCCGGACTTATTTTAAAAGAATATATGATACGGGGGCTAGTAAAGAAAGTACTCATTTTAGTGCCTGCCTCCCTCGTTTCTCAGTGGGTCAAAGAATTGAATGAAAAATTTTATATTCCTGCCGTTGAGCAGAAAAAAAGCTATGTATGGGACCAATGTGACGTTGTCGTTTCATCACTAGACACAGCAAAACGGGAACCGCATAAATCGATAATATATGAACAAGATTATGACATCGTGATCATTGATGAAGCACATAAATTAAAAAATCGAAAAACGAAAAACTATGAGTTTGTGCAAAATTTAAAAAAGAAATTTTGCCTCCTTTTGACGGCCACCCCTATTCAAAACCGTATCGAAGAAATTTTTAATCTCGTATCTTTATTAAAGCCTGGTCATTTAGGAAATGAAAAATATTTTACAGAAGTTTTTTCTGCCAAAAAACGTCATGTTGAGCAAGACGAGTATTTACGTGAACTCATGAATAAAGTGATGATTCGTAACAGACGTTCAGATACCGGTATTTCATGGACAAAACGCCATGTAAAAAGTATCATCATTGATTTTTCAGAGTCCGAACGAGCATTGTATGATGCGATTTCCCGCCTACGTAATGGATATAAAAATCAAGCAGGTGTATTTTCGATCATCACGCTTCAGCGTGAAACCTGTTCGAGCCGTGAAGCCGTTTACATGTCATTAAAAAAAATGTTAGAGAAATCTGAGGGAGAAAAGACCTTGCCATCTAAAAAAATACAAGAACTCATGAAATATGTCGATCAAGTCACACAAAATTCCAAAGCTTTAAAGGCTTTAGAGCTAATTCAAAACATTAACGATAAGGTTATCATTTTTACTGAATACCGTGCGACTCAACTTTATTTACAATGGTTTTTAAAGCAACACGGGATTCAGTCAGTCCCTTTCCAAGGTGGATTTAAGAGGGGCAAAAAAGATTGGATGAAAGATTTATTTAAAAACCATGCACAAGTATTAATTGCTACTGAAGCTGGCGGTGAAGGAATCAACTTGCAATTTTGCAACCATATTATTAATTATGATTTGCCGTGGAATCCAATGCGGCTTGAGCAAAGAATTGGACGAATTCATCGTTTTGGACAAGATCGAGATGTATTTATTTATAATATGGCCACGAAAAATACAGTTGAAGAGCATATACTCACATTATTGTATGAAAAAATACAATTATTTGAACGAGTCATTGGGGAACTTGATGATATTTTGACAAGGTTGGAAATCAATAATTTGGAAGATTATCTTCACGACATTGTCTTTCATTCACAATCAGAAGGGGAAATGAAGATCAAAATGGATAATTTATCATCCGTTATTCACTTCGGTCTTAATCATCAAAAACGGGATGCTTAG
- a CDS encoding hypothetical protein (product_source=Hypo-rule applied; pfam=PF14173; superfamily=63380; transmembrane_helix_parts=Inside_1_6,TMhelix_7_29,Outside_30_122) has product MKNEKGYIFPLTIVLSLFIFFIIMANVSIYVRDIQFYKDTQEFFALENLMMLAVQHSSNHLVNRKKETLSLPTGNISYIVNEMDDGLIKVSITCETVNNTTYSASYVYDTNNEQIMKWVESE; this is encoded by the coding sequence GTGAAGAATGAAAAAGGCTATATTTTTCCTTTGACAATCGTTTTATCACTGTTTATATTTTTTATCATTATGGCGAATGTAAGCATTTATGTTCGTGACATTCAATTTTATAAAGATACGCAAGAGTTTTTCGCTTTAGAAAATTTAATGATGCTTGCCGTGCAGCACTCGTCTAACCATTTAGTCAACAGAAAGAAAGAAACGCTCTCTCTTCCGACGGGCAATATTTCTTATATTGTAAATGAAATGGATGACGGGTTGATCAAAGTTTCCATTACATGTGAAACTGTCAACAATACAACCTACTCTGCTTCATATGTGTACGATACAAATAACGAACAAATTATGAAGTGGGTTGAAAGTGAATAG
- a CDS encoding hypothetical protein (product_source=Hypo-rule applied; pfam=PF11079): protein MQQADIQHFLKRFFISNQCEIVEEGTGYFTVQLTIEMDKELMNRPFYWHYVEKTGGTPNPMKLTFITDPKASPSELSGEKIHFGSPRLHQIFQATKKFGGFIRLYEKTKHQSGNTALHPWIGVNVTISYVCDKKKDFVRSIGLHLINGTIVEEFQKKLESLSLTPKIPDYCFTITPIIKPQSGLKRIERYIERIVEQDDHTWAEDAKQRMNRDMMLLNHFYEDLKEKPDVYWSEREALNCLYKPRIHINIENGGLFYLSANHVWTE from the coding sequence TTGCAGCAAGCAGATATTCAACACTTCTTAAAGCGATTTTTTATTTCAAATCAATGTGAAATTGTTGAAGAAGGAACAGGCTATTTTACGGTTCAACTAACAATTGAAATGGACAAGGAGCTCATGAACCGTCCATTTTATTGGCATTACGTAGAAAAAACAGGTGGCACTCCGAATCCAATGAAACTAACCTTTATTACAGACCCTAAAGCTAGCCCGTCTGAATTATCAGGTGAAAAAATACATTTTGGTTCACCAAGACTTCACCAAATTTTCCAAGCAACAAAAAAGTTTGGGGGCTTTATTCGTTTATATGAGAAGACGAAACATCAAAGTGGAAATACAGCACTTCACCCTTGGATTGGAGTAAATGTAACCATTTCTTATGTTTGTGATAAAAAGAAAGATTTTGTTCGCTCGATCGGATTACATTTAATTAATGGAACGATTGTCGAAGAATTTCAAAAAAAACTAGAATCGTTATCCTTAACACCGAAAATCCCCGATTATTGTTTTACTATCACGCCGATCATTAAACCACAAAGCGGACTTAAACGCATTGAAAGATATATTGAGCGCATCGTAGAACAAGATGATCACACATGGGCTGAGGATGCAAAGCAGCGTATGAATCGCGACATGATGCTCTTAAACCATTTTTATGAAGATTTAAAAGAGAAACCGGATGTATATTGGAGTGAACGCGAAGCATTAAACTGTTTATATAAACCACGTATTCATATTAACATTGAAAATGGTGGCCTTTTTTATTTATCAGCAAATCATGTATGGACCGAATGA
- a CDS encoding lipoate-protein ligase A (product_source=KO:K03800; cath_funfam=3.30.930.10; cog=COG0095; ko=KO:K03800; pfam=PF03099; superfamily=55681): protein MIKEVWNFIDSGFCSPSFNMALDEALLEWHSEGKIEPTIRFYGWNPPTLSVGYFQKIEKEIDLEAVKKAGLGFVRRPTGGRGVLHDQELTYSVIVSEKHPKMPMSVTEAYRVISEGILEGFRFLGLDAYFAIPKTEAEKEDIKNPRSSVCFDSPSWYELVVEGRKVAGSAQTRQKGVILQHGSILLELDEDLLFSLFKYPNDRVKERLKRNFKNKAVAINELKTPPVSFAEAWEAFRKGFEKGLNISLKPYSLSDEQLAYVEKLAKEKYESDQWNFKR, encoded by the coding sequence ATGATAAAAGAAGTTTGGAATTTTATTGATTCTGGATTTTGTTCACCTAGCTTTAATATGGCACTTGATGAAGCGTTATTAGAATGGCATAGTGAAGGAAAAATAGAACCGACCATTCGTTTTTACGGTTGGAATCCACCAACCTTATCAGTCGGTTATTTCCAAAAAATAGAAAAAGAAATCGACTTAGAAGCCGTAAAAAAAGCTGGTTTAGGCTTTGTTCGCCGTCCAACTGGTGGACGCGGCGTCCTTCATGATCAAGAGTTAACATACAGTGTCATTGTTTCAGAAAAACATCCGAAAATGCCAATGTCTGTGACAGAAGCGTACCGCGTCATTTCAGAGGGAATATTGGAAGGATTTCGTTTTCTCGGTCTTGATGCTTATTTTGCGATACCTAAAACGGAGGCAGAAAAAGAAGACATTAAAAATCCACGATCATCGGTTTGTTTTGACTCCCCTTCTTGGTATGAATTAGTTGTAGAAGGTCGCAAAGTCGCAGGTAGTGCTCAAACACGGCAAAAAGGGGTGATCCTCCAGCACGGTTCAATTTTGCTAGAACTAGATGAAGATTTATTATTTAGCTTGTTTAAATATCCGAATGATCGTGTGAAAGAAAGGCTTAAACGTAATTTTAAAAATAAAGCGGTGGCAATAAATGAGCTCAAAACACCCCCTGTTTCGTTTGCGGAAGCTTGGGAAGCTTTTCGAAAGGGATTTGAAAAGGGATTAAATATTTCGCTTAAGCCATATTCATTGTCAGATGAACAGCTGGCTTATGTTGAAAAGCTTGCGAAAGAAAAATATGAATCCGATCAATGGAATTTCAAAAGATAA
- a CDS encoding ABC-type microcin C transport system permease subunit YejE (product_source=COG4239; cog=COG4239; transmembrane_helix_parts=Outside_1_14,TMhelix_15_37,Inside_38_107), translated as MWKNCKGSVLAESILSFSLWCFITMMMIPILTSIILNERNLVMKTEAYQLLHEELQHYAYEKTKVNGEVRKGKNTYVLFWSEEGEYYKLCIKWGETNENEVCGYSLP; from the coding sequence GTGTGGAAAAATTGTAAAGGAAGTGTATTAGCGGAATCGATCCTTTCATTTTCACTATGGTGCTTTATTACAATGATGATGATACCGATCTTAACTTCGATCATCTTAAACGAACGGAATTTAGTCATGAAAACCGAAGCTTATCAGCTTTTACACGAAGAATTACAACATTATGCTTACGAAAAAACGAAAGTAAACGGCGAAGTAAGGAAAGGGAAAAACACATACGTTTTATTTTGGTCTGAAGAAGGTGAATACTACAAATTATGCATAAAATGGGGTGAGACGAACGAAAACGAAGTTTGTGGCTATTCTTTACCGTAA
- a CDS encoding aminomethyltransferase (product_source=KO:K00605; cath_funfam=3.30.1360.120; cog=COG0404; ko=KO:K00605; pfam=PF01571,PF08669; superfamily=101790,103025; tigrfam=TIGR00528) produces the protein MCTLKRTPLFEVYAKYGAKTIDFGGWELPVQFSSIKEEHEAVRTKAGLFDVSHMGEIEVKGTDSLNFLQKVLTNDVSKIKDGGAQYTAMCYENGGTVDDLLVYRKGENDYLLVVNAANIEKDFDWLTSHQFGDVKLENISDETAQLALQGPLAEKVLQKLTTTALSEIKFFKFQDNVDLKGVKALVSRTGYTGEDGFEIYCPSEDAVMLWDLILAAGKEEGVIPCGLGARDTLRFEATLPLYGQELSKDITPIEAGIGFAVKTDKEVEFIGQKVLKEQKEKGTFRKLVGIEMIDKGIPRHGYPVYVGEELVGEVTTGTQSPTLKKNIGLVLMKREYADIGTEVEVQVRKKRLKAKVVKTPFYKRERN, from the coding sequence ATGTGTACATTAAAGCGAACACCTCTTTTTGAGGTATATGCAAAATATGGTGCTAAAACAATTGACTTTGGTGGGTGGGAGTTGCCCGTTCAATTTTCTTCTATTAAAGAAGAACATGAAGCAGTTCGTACAAAAGCTGGATTATTTGACGTATCACATATGGGAGAAATCGAGGTTAAAGGAACAGATAGTTTGAATTTTTTGCAAAAAGTCCTGACAAATGATGTATCAAAAATAAAAGATGGTGGCGCTCAATATACAGCCATGTGTTACGAAAACGGCGGAACTGTTGATGATTTACTCGTCTACCGAAAAGGGGAAAATGACTATTTACTTGTCGTGAATGCTGCAAATATTGAAAAGGATTTTGATTGGTTAACATCACACCAGTTTGGGGATGTCAAGCTCGAAAATATATCTGATGAAACGGCTCAACTTGCATTACAAGGACCCCTAGCAGAAAAGGTTTTACAAAAGTTAACGACAACAGCACTTTCCGAGATCAAATTTTTTAAATTTCAAGACAATGTCGATCTAAAAGGAGTTAAAGCGTTAGTTTCTCGTACAGGATATACAGGGGAAGATGGATTTGAAATTTATTGTCCTTCAGAAGATGCTGTGATGTTATGGGATTTAATTTTAGCAGCAGGGAAAGAAGAAGGGGTCATCCCATGTGGATTAGGAGCTAGGGATACATTGCGCTTTGAAGCGACTTTGCCACTTTATGGTCAAGAATTATCAAAAGATATTACCCCAATTGAAGCTGGTATCGGATTTGCTGTCAAAACAGATAAAGAAGTAGAGTTTATTGGTCAAAAAGTGTTAAAAGAGCAAAAAGAAAAGGGAACTTTTAGAAAGCTAGTCGGCATTGAAATGATTGATAAAGGGATTCCGCGTCACGGTTATCCTGTTTATGTTGGAGAAGAGCTTGTTGGTGAAGTGACAACAGGTACGCAATCACCAACATTAAAGAAAAATATTGGATTAGTCTTAATGAAAAGAGAATATGCGGATATAGGTACTGAAGTAGAGGTTCAAGTACGTAAAAAGCGCCTGAAAGCCAAAGTGGTGAAAACACCTTTTTATAAACGTGAAAGAAACTAA
- a CDS encoding hypothetical protein (product_source=Hypo-rule applied; pfam=PF14038; transmembrane_helix_parts=Outside_1_37,TMhelix_38_55,Inside_56_63) has protein sequence MSTNDYLKFITEQVIKFMDTPKEERKIQRKKRKSENPSFLNVWFGIIPFSIALSIKKRKKRTQ, from the coding sequence TTGTCAACTAACGACTATTTAAAGTTTATAACTGAACAAGTAATAAAATTTATGGATACACCGAAAGAGGAAAGAAAGATTCAAAGAAAAAAACGAAAAAGCGAGAACCCTTCATTTTTGAACGTATGGTTTGGGATCATCCCTTTCTCTATTGCTTTATCGATCAAAAAACGAAAAAAACGCACGCAGTAG
- a CDS encoding glycine dehydrogenase subunit 1 (product_source=KO:K00282; cath_funfam=3.40.640.10,3.90.1150.10; cog=COG0403; ko=KO:K00282; pfam=PF02347; superfamily=53383), with product MKHRYLPMTEEDKKAMLEAIGVESIDDLFKDIPKEVRFKREYNIKKAKSETELLKELSILAAKNKDFKTYVSFLGAGVYDHYIPVIVDHVISRSEFYTAYTPYQPEISQGELQAIFEFQTMICELTGMEIANSSMYDGGTALAEAAMLAAGQTKKKKVLVSKAVHPESRAVLKTYAKGQNIEVFEIPIKDGVTDIDELKKRMNEEVAAVIIQYPNFFGQIEPLKDIEPIAHTGKSMFIVSANPLALGVLTPPGEFGADIVVGDAQPFGIPTSFGGPHCGYFAVSKTLMRKVPGRLVGQTTDEDGRRGFVLTLQAREQHIRRDKATSNICSNQALNALAASVCMTALGKKGVKEMAIQNIQKANYAKKLMMENGIEIAFNGPSFNEFVVRFNQPIKEINQKLLQKGIIGGYDLGRDYPELENHMLIAVTELRTKEEIDTFIKELGDHHA from the coding sequence ATGAAACATCGTTATTTACCCATGACAGAAGAAGATAAAAAGGCGATGCTGGAAGCAATCGGTGTGGAAAGCATAGACGACCTTTTTAAAGACATTCCAAAAGAGGTACGCTTTAAGCGTGAATACAATATCAAAAAGGCAAAATCTGAAACAGAATTATTGAAAGAGTTATCTATACTAGCTGCAAAAAATAAAGACTTTAAAACATATGTATCCTTTTTAGGAGCGGGTGTGTATGATCATTACATTCCTGTCATTGTTGATCATGTCATTTCTCGTTCTGAATTTTATACGGCCTATACACCTTATCAGCCAGAAATTTCTCAAGGTGAGCTTCAAGCCATTTTTGAGTTCCAAACAATGATTTGTGAATTGACAGGAATGGAGATTGCCAACTCCTCCATGTACGATGGTGGAACGGCACTTGCAGAAGCAGCAATGCTTGCAGCTGGGCAAACAAAAAAGAAGAAGGTGCTTGTATCAAAAGCTGTACACCCTGAATCTCGCGCTGTTCTTAAAACATATGCGAAAGGTCAAAACATTGAAGTATTTGAAATTCCGATCAAAGATGGTGTAACGGACATAGATGAATTAAAAAAACGAATGAATGAAGAGGTTGCTGCCGTTATCATTCAATATCCGAATTTCTTTGGGCAAATAGAGCCATTAAAGGATATTGAACCAATTGCTCACACTGGAAAAAGCATGTTTATCGTTTCAGCAAACCCACTGGCACTAGGAGTATTAACACCGCCTGGAGAGTTTGGAGCAGATATCGTCGTAGGGGATGCTCAACCATTTGGTATTCCAACGTCCTTTGGGGGGCCGCATTGTGGATATTTTGCCGTATCGAAAACATTGATGCGTAAAGTACCTGGGCGTTTAGTTGGGCAAACGACAGATGAGGATGGCCGCCGCGGTTTTGTTTTAACATTACAAGCTCGCGAGCAGCACATTCGTCGAGATAAAGCAACCTCTAACATTTGCTCTAATCAAGCATTAAATGCACTTGCTGCGTCTGTTTGTATGACTGCGTTAGGAAAAAAAGGTGTCAAAGAAATGGCTATCCAAAATATTCAAAAGGCTAACTACGCTAAGAAATTGATGATGGAAAATGGGATTGAAATCGCCTTTAATGGACCAAGCTTTAATGAATTTGTTGTTCGCTTTAATCAACCAATAAAAGAGATTAATCAAAAGCTTTTACAAAAAGGAATCATCGGTGGTTATGACTTAGGTCGTGATTACCCAGAACTTGAAAATCATATGTTAATCGCTGTTACAGAACTTAGAACAAAAGAAGAAATTGACACATTTATAAAAGAATTGGGGGATCACCATGCATAA
- a CDS encoding competence protein ComGF (product_source=COG4940; cog=COG4940; pfam=PF15980; superfamily=50729; transmembrane_helix_parts=Inside_1_19,TMhelix_20_42,Outside_43_157), with product MRRTKTKFVAILYRNRGFTFANLLISFSIALLILFSFNVLLSYFLKTSVHSKDLHPYEWKVFLITLQKDLKNANQLQVRSNIITYEDIKGRNIMISQYGNVIRYQVEGQGHIVMLQRVKTSHFQQVQHGVSIEIESLKGSFYDAIIRDYKGLVKREE from the coding sequence GTGAGACGAACGAAAACGAAGTTTGTGGCTATTCTTTACCGTAATCGTGGTTTCACTTTTGCTAATCTTCTCATTAGTTTTTCCATTGCCCTTCTGATTCTATTTTCGTTTAACGTCCTTTTATCTTATTTTCTCAAAACATCGGTGCATTCGAAAGATTTGCACCCATATGAATGGAAAGTGTTTTTAATTACTTTACAAAAGGATTTAAAAAATGCAAATCAACTTCAAGTGCGTTCAAATATCATCACTTACGAAGATATAAAAGGAAGAAACATTATGATTAGTCAGTACGGAAATGTGATTCGTTATCAAGTTGAGGGGCAAGGGCATATTGTGATGCTACAACGAGTGAAAACATCACATTTTCAGCAAGTTCAACATGGAGTTTCGATTGAAATTGAAAGTTTAAAAGGTTCTTTTTATGATGCTATCATTAGGGATTACAAAGGATTGGTCAAACGTGAAGAATGA